In Procambarus clarkii isolate CNS0578487 chromosome 36, FALCON_Pclarkii_2.0, whole genome shotgun sequence, one DNA window encodes the following:
- the LOC138371790 gene encoding uncharacterized protein: MGSPLGVLFANIYMGTIEQKALVGMNLKPAIYSRYVDSIFTQVPDVRRLREIKEAFEQNSVLSFTYEMEKDRKLPFLDVTVTERSGGFHAAVYTKETNIGICFNANSDCPDR, translated from the coding sequence atgggttctcccctaggtgtcctgtttgcaaacatctacatgggtaccatcgaacaaaaggcctTAGTTGGCATGAACTTGAAGCCTGCCATATACTCCAGATATGTTGACAGCATTTTTactcaggtacctgatgtcagacgtctgcgggAGATCAAGGAGGCATTCgaacagaattctgtgttgagtttcacttacgagatggagaaggataggaagctgccctttctagatgtaacagtcacggaaaggagtggaggtttccacgctgcagtctacactaaggaaacaaacataggaatctgCTTCAAtgctaacagtgactgcccagacaggtag